Proteins from a single region of Nerophis ophidion isolate RoL-2023_Sa linkage group LG10, RoL_Noph_v1.0, whole genome shotgun sequence:
- the LOC133560438 gene encoding sodium/hydrogen exchanger 9B2 isoform X2 encodes MFSCCACFVSLREKCPRPHGLINLLITKACMLALLFGVLWAVTGKECLPGGKVFGIIIIFISAVLGGRLLGLVRLPHLPPIPPLLGMLLAGLVLRNVPYVTDAVAVDAAWSAALRNMALSVILARAGLGLDPAALRRLKAVCVRVAVGPCVMEACLVAVVSHFLLKLPWAWGFMLGFVLAAVSPAVVVPSMLLLQKEGYGTEKGIPTLLMAAGSFDDILAITGFSTCLGVAFSTGTTWMNVLKGLLEVVGGIVSGLVVGVFLCLFPSVDQEDLVMTRTFFLLAFSIFSVFFTHVIGSSGAGGLCTLVLAFLAAVGWGADKAAVAAMLARCWDVFQPLLFGLIGAEITIATLSISTVGLGIAVIILGLLVRLLATFVLVHCAGFVLKERLFIAIAWLPKATVQAAIGSKALDTARDEGNEAKIQFGLDVLTLAVLAILITAPIGALGIGLAGPRLLTRQVKASETGGGVTSQSVQDPVIFESRL; translated from the exons atgtTTTCCTGCTGTGCGTGCTTTGTCAGTCTGAGGGAAAAATGTCCTCGACCGCATGGACTCATCAACCTGCTCATCACCAAAG cgtGCATGTTGGCGCTGCTGTTCGGGGTGCTGTGGGCGGTGACTGGGAAGGAGTGTTTGCCAGGAGGCAAAGTGTTTggtatcatcatcatcttcatcagcgCCGTGTTGGGAGGAAGACTGCTTGGACTGGTCCGCCTGCCCCACCTTCCCCCCATTCCACCTCTACTTG gcATGCTGCTGGCGGGCCTGGTACTGAGAAACGTTCCGTACGTAACAGACGCCGTCGCTGTGGACGCTGCTTGGTCTGCAGCTTTGAGGAACATGGCGCTGTCTGTCATCCTGGCCCGAGCCGGTCTAGGTCTGGACCCTGCG GCGCTGCGTCGTCTGAAGgccgtgtgcgtgcgtgtggctGTCGGGCCGTGCGTGATGGAGGCATGTCTTGTTGCCGTGGTTTCTCACTTCCTGTTGAAGCTGCCTTGGGCATGGGGTTTCATGCTGGG gtTTGTTCTGGCCGCCGTCTCTCCGGCCGTAGTGGTTCCCTCCATGTTGCTGCTCCAAAAAGAAGGTTACGGAACCGAGAAG GGCATCCCAACCCTTCTGATGGCTGCTGGCAGTTTTGATGACATTTTGGCCATCACAGGCTTTTCCACCTGTCTCGGCGTGGCCTTCTCCACAG GGACCACGTGGATGAACGTTCTGAAGGGTCTGCTGGAGGTGGTGGGAGGGATCGTCTCAGGTCTGGTCGTGGGCGTGTTCTTGTGTTTGTTCCCCAGTGTGGATCAG GAGGACTTGGTTATGACCAGGACCTTCTTCCTGTTGGCGTTCTCCATCTTCTCGGTCTTCTTTACTCATGTAATCGGATCTTCCGGCGCCGGCGGTCTGTGCACGTTGGTTCTGGCCTTCTTGGCCGCCGTGGGTTGGGGCGCTGACAAG GCAGctgtggcagccatgttggcgAGGTGTTGGGACGTGTTCCAGCCCCTCCTCTTTGGCCTGATTGGAGCAGAGATCACCATAGCAACACTCAGCATCAGCACTGTAG GTTTAGGCATAGCCGTGATAATCCTCGGTCTGCTGGTGCGACTCCTCGCCACATTTGTGTTGGTGCATTGTGCCGGCTTTGTGCTAAAAGAGAGGCTTTTTATCGCCATTGCCTGGCTGCCTAAAGCCACTGTGCAG gctGCTATTGGCTCCAAGGCTTTGGACACGGCCAGAGACGAGGGCAATGAGGCCAAAATCCAGTTTGGTTTGGATGTGCTAACATTAGCCGTGTTAGCCATCTTGATCACTGCCCCCATTGGAGCGCTGGGCATCGGCCTGGCAGGTCCACGCCTCCTGACACGACAGGTCAAAG CGTCTGAGACGGGGGGCGGAGTTACATCCCAGAGCGTTCAAGACCCTGTGATCTTTGAGAGCAGGCTTTGA
- the LOC133560438 gene encoding sodium/hydrogen exchanger 9B2 isoform X1 produces MFSCCACFVSLREKCPRPHGLINLLITKACMLALLFGVLWAVTGKECLPGGKVFGIIIIFISAVLGGRLLGLVRLPHLPPIPPLLGMLLAGLVLRNVPYVTDAVAVDAAWSAALRNMALSVILARAGLGLDPAALRRLKAVCVRVAVGPCVMEACLVAVVSHFLLKLPWAWGFMLGFVLAAVSPAVVVPSMLLLQKEGYGTEKGIPTLLMAAGSFDDILAITGFSTCLGVAFSTGCTFCSELAMPGSGLHLVFVCLSGTTWMNVLKGLLEVVGGIVSGLVVGVFLCLFPSVDQEDLVMTRTFFLLAFSIFSVFFTHVIGSSGAGGLCTLVLAFLAAVGWGADKAAVAAMLARCWDVFQPLLFGLIGAEITIATLSISTVGLGIAVIILGLLVRLLATFVLVHCAGFVLKERLFIAIAWLPKATVQAAIGSKALDTARDEGNEAKIQFGLDVLTLAVLAILITAPIGALGIGLAGPRLLTRQVKASETGGGVTSQSVQDPVIFESRL; encoded by the exons atgtTTTCCTGCTGTGCGTGCTTTGTCAGTCTGAGGGAAAAATGTCCTCGACCGCATGGACTCATCAACCTGCTCATCACCAAAG cgtGCATGTTGGCGCTGCTGTTCGGGGTGCTGTGGGCGGTGACTGGGAAGGAGTGTTTGCCAGGAGGCAAAGTGTTTggtatcatcatcatcttcatcagcgCCGTGTTGGGAGGAAGACTGCTTGGACTGGTCCGCCTGCCCCACCTTCCCCCCATTCCACCTCTACTTG gcATGCTGCTGGCGGGCCTGGTACTGAGAAACGTTCCGTACGTAACAGACGCCGTCGCTGTGGACGCTGCTTGGTCTGCAGCTTTGAGGAACATGGCGCTGTCTGTCATCCTGGCCCGAGCCGGTCTAGGTCTGGACCCTGCG GCGCTGCGTCGTCTGAAGgccgtgtgcgtgcgtgtggctGTCGGGCCGTGCGTGATGGAGGCATGTCTTGTTGCCGTGGTTTCTCACTTCCTGTTGAAGCTGCCTTGGGCATGGGGTTTCATGCTGGG gtTTGTTCTGGCCGCCGTCTCTCCGGCCGTAGTGGTTCCCTCCATGTTGCTGCTCCAAAAAGAAGGTTACGGAACCGAGAAG GGCATCCCAACCCTTCTGATGGCTGCTGGCAGTTTTGATGACATTTTGGCCATCACAGGCTTTTCCACCTGTCTCGGCGTGGCCTTCTCCACAGGTTGCACCTTCTGTTCAGAACTGGCCATGCCGGGTTCTGGCCTCCATTTAGTCTTTGTGTGTCTTTCAGGGACCACGTGGATGAACGTTCTGAAGGGTCTGCTGGAGGTGGTGGGAGGGATCGTCTCAGGTCTGGTCGTGGGCGTGTTCTTGTGTTTGTTCCCCAGTGTGGATCAG GAGGACTTGGTTATGACCAGGACCTTCTTCCTGTTGGCGTTCTCCATCTTCTCGGTCTTCTTTACTCATGTAATCGGATCTTCCGGCGCCGGCGGTCTGTGCACGTTGGTTCTGGCCTTCTTGGCCGCCGTGGGTTGGGGCGCTGACAAG GCAGctgtggcagccatgttggcgAGGTGTTGGGACGTGTTCCAGCCCCTCCTCTTTGGCCTGATTGGAGCAGAGATCACCATAGCAACACTCAGCATCAGCACTGTAG GTTTAGGCATAGCCGTGATAATCCTCGGTCTGCTGGTGCGACTCCTCGCCACATTTGTGTTGGTGCATTGTGCCGGCTTTGTGCTAAAAGAGAGGCTTTTTATCGCCATTGCCTGGCTGCCTAAAGCCACTGTGCAG gctGCTATTGGCTCCAAGGCTTTGGACACGGCCAGAGACGAGGGCAATGAGGCCAAAATCCAGTTTGGTTTGGATGTGCTAACATTAGCCGTGTTAGCCATCTTGATCACTGCCCCCATTGGAGCGCTGGGCATCGGCCTGGCAGGTCCACGCCTCCTGACACGACAGGTCAAAG CGTCTGAGACGGGGGGCGGAGTTACATCCCAGAGCGTTCAAGACCCTGTGATCTTTGAGAGCAGGCTTTGA